TCGACGACCGCCTGCTGCGCCGCCTCGTCCGCGAGATCGACGACCGGATCCTCTCTCTCGGCGAGGAAGCGTCCTAGCCTGGCGGTTCGGGAAGTCCTCGGCCGGGGGTGCGCCCTATCGGCTCGCTGGCCGGGGTCTTCGACCGCTCGGGGCTGCACGCGGCGCGCGGCCCTTTCGGAGTCGTTTCCTCTACCTGGGAGCCACCTGAAGGCCACCCATCGAGCGGCATCCGCGACGTTCCCGTTGGAGGTTGCCGAAAAAGTCCCCGCTGACGGGGGTGCGCAACCGGGGGTGTGCGGTCAACCGACGGTGCGGAAGAATCGCTCGAAGACGAGGTGCCCCGCCCGCTCGACGGCGAGGCGGTCCGGTTCACCCAGCGGCGTCCCATCCGGCAGGTGGGGCCGCCAGGCTTCCAAAAGTTCCGCGTCGAGTTCGAGATGGAACTGCAGCCCGTATGCGGACGATCCGATCCGGAACGCCTGATGAGGGTAGGCCGCGGTGCTGCCGAGCAGCACGGCGCCCTTCGGCAGCTCGAACGTCTCCCCGTGCCAGTGGAACGCCGGGATCGTTTCGGCGCCGCCGAGGACGGGATCGCGGCGGCCCTCTTCGGTCAACCGCACCGGAGCGAACCCGATTTCCGGTTCGGGGCCGGGGAAAACGCGCGCGCCGAGCGCGGCGGCGAGGAGCTGGGCGCCAAGGCAGACACCGA
The window above is part of the Acidobacteriota bacterium genome. Proteins encoded here:
- a CDS encoding type 1 glutamine amidotransferase, translating into MGGRRRPAAAEGAALRRSSSMTAPWLVIQHVPWEGPGSIATIARNRGIALETVSAGKTALEPSEVLERFSGLIVMGGPMSVNDTAEHTYLDQERSLLAAAVARGRPVLGVCLGAQLLAAALGARVFPGPEPEIGFAPVRLTEEGRRDPVLGGAETIPAFHWHGETFELPKGAVLLGSTAAYPHQAFRIGSSAYGLQFHLELDAELLEAWRPHLPDGTPLGEPDRLAVERAGHLVFERFFRTVG